The Herminiimonas arsenitoxidans genome window below encodes:
- a CDS encoding DUF2721 domain-containing protein: protein MEIQVGDIGHMIQLSVAPVFLLTGVGTNLMVLTNRLGRITDRSRVLEDKLRTTDPVHHADLNAELITLYPRAHLINRAIVLSTACALMVSMVIISLFVGDALTVELSKFIAIFFILAMLCLVSSFVMLLREILSATSSLYERRIEPIARPD from the coding sequence ATGGAAATTCAAGTCGGTGATATCGGTCACATGATTCAGTTGTCGGTGGCACCTGTGTTCTTGCTCACGGGTGTTGGTACCAATTTGATGGTCTTGACCAATCGTTTGGGTCGGATTACTGATCGTTCGCGTGTGTTGGAAGACAAACTGCGCACTACCGATCCAGTACATCATGCTGACTTGAATGCTGAGCTGATCACGCTTTATCCGCGCGCGCATTTGATCAATCGTGCCATTGTGCTGAGTACAGCTTGTGCCTTGATGGTCAGCATGGTGATCATCTCCTTGTTCGTGGGCGATGCACTGACTGTCGAGTTATCCAAATTTATTGCGATATTTTTTATTCTGGCGATGTTGTGTCTGGTATCGAGTTTTGTGATGCTCCTGCGTGAAATCTTGTCCGCCACGAGTTCTCTGTATGAACGAAGGATAGAACCGATAGCCCGACCTGATTGA
- a CDS encoding recombination-associated protein RdgC, with protein MWFKNLQIYRLPAPWAITTEQLAADLAPHAFQPCSSLDMQSQGWVSPRENGELVYSLNKQILLLLGTEKKLLPTTVINQVTKIKAAEIEEQQGFKPGRKQMKEIKEDVTDELLPRAFSVWRQTWVWIDPVNGWLVVDAGSPAKADEVIKLLIKSVEKLPMEALHVTQSPVAAMTEWLVADAAPSGFTVDQDTELRANGEGKATVRYVRHTLEADDVRRHIASGKQCTRLAMTWADKISFVLTESLTIKRVAPLDVIKENADTTAQNDDERFDSDIMLMTGELSRMLADLVEALGGEIQKQ; from the coding sequence ATGTGGTTCAAGAATCTTCAGATATATCGTCTTCCTGCACCGTGGGCTATTACAACCGAGCAGTTGGCAGCAGATTTGGCACCGCACGCGTTTCAGCCATGTAGCAGCCTGGATATGCAAAGCCAGGGCTGGGTATCGCCGCGCGAAAATGGCGAACTGGTGTATTCACTCAACAAGCAGATTTTGCTCTTGCTTGGTACCGAGAAAAAACTGCTGCCGACTACCGTGATCAATCAAGTCACCAAGATCAAGGCCGCGGAGATCGAAGAGCAGCAAGGCTTCAAGCCTGGCCGCAAGCAAATGAAGGAAATCAAGGAAGACGTCACCGACGAGCTGTTGCCGCGCGCTTTCAGCGTCTGGCGTCAGACTTGGGTCTGGATCGATCCAGTCAACGGTTGGTTGGTAGTCGATGCCGGCAGCCCGGCCAAAGCGGATGAAGTCATCAAACTGCTGATCAAATCTGTCGAGAAGTTGCCGATGGAAGCCCTGCACGTCACGCAATCACCGGTCGCAGCCATGACTGAATGGCTGGTTGCTGATGCCGCACCGAGCGGCTTTACCGTCGATCAGGATACGGAACTGCGCGCCAACGGCGAAGGCAAGGCAACCGTACGCTATGTACGCCATACGCTGGAAGCCGACGATGTGCGTCGTCACATTGCATCCGGCAAACAATGCACACGTCTGGCAATGACCTGGGCTGACAAGATTTCCTTTGTATTGACCGAATCGTTGACGATCAAGCGCGTGGCACCGCTGGATGTGATCAAGGAAAACGCTGATACCACTGCGCAGAACGATGATGAGCGCTTTGACTCGGACATCATGCTGATGACCGGTGAATTGAGCCGCATGCTGGCTGATTTGGTAGAAGCTTTGGGTGGTGAAATTCAGAAACAATGA
- the minC gene encoding septum site-determining protein MinC yields MSKSSSRKPIEIKISTVVAVSAILREANLAVLDTAMQEMTGGNADFFDDEFAVIDVGSLEPAGQTIDWAAITALLKSYRLNAVAVRNATPEMVSEILAQGLSLDGTVKAREQNLSAPEQAEIELEPPVVQIAPEPAPVQTAAPVATQFAANTMIIDTPVRAGQRIYARGADLIITAAVNNGAEVIADGSIHIYAPLRGRALAGASGNTEARIFTLSMEAELVSIAGMYRTFENGFPADRAQQATQVRLVGDRIDMLPLKAAA; encoded by the coding sequence ATGTCCAAAAGCTCATCCCGCAAGCCGATCGAAATCAAGATTTCCACCGTCGTCGCCGTCTCCGCCATTCTGCGGGAAGCCAACCTTGCCGTACTCGATACCGCAATGCAGGAAATGACTGGCGGCAATGCCGATTTTTTCGATGATGAATTTGCTGTTATCGATGTCGGCTCGCTGGAACCTGCAGGCCAAACCATAGACTGGGCCGCCATCACTGCGCTGCTCAAATCATATCGACTGAACGCGGTTGCCGTGCGCAACGCCACGCCAGAGATGGTGTCTGAGATACTGGCGCAAGGTCTGAGCCTGGACGGCACGGTCAAAGCGCGGGAACAAAATCTAAGCGCACCCGAACAAGCTGAAATCGAACTGGAACCACCAGTCGTACAGATTGCACCAGAACCGGCACCAGTACAAACAGCAGCACCGGTGGCAACGCAATTTGCTGCCAACACCATGATCATCGATACGCCGGTACGCGCAGGTCAGCGCATATACGCACGCGGAGCCGACTTGATCATCACGGCCGCCGTCAATAACGGCGCAGAAGTCATCGCCGACGGCAGCATCCATATTTACGCACCTTTGCGCGGTCGCGCGCTCGCGGGTGCAAGCGGTAATACAGAAGCACGTATTTTTACATTAAGCATGGAAGCGGAACTGGTATCGATCGCCGGCATGTATCGCACATTTGAAAACGGTTTTCCGGCAGATCGTGCGCAACAGGCAACGCAAGTTCGGCTGGTAGGCGATCGTATCGACATGCTGCCCCTCAAGGCAGCGGCATAA
- the minD gene encoding septum site-determining protein MinD, with protein MAKIIVVTSGKGGVGKTTSSASFASGLAMRGHKTVVIDFDVGLRNLDLIMGCERRVVYDLINVVNKEATLNQALIKDKHCDNLFVLPASQTRDKDALSEEGVERVLQDLAAMDFEFIICDSPAGIEHGAVMALTFADEAIIVTNPEVSSVRDSDRILGIIQAKSRRALNGGEPVKEHLLITRYVPKRVEAGEMLSYTDVQEILRIPLVGIIPESESVLHASNSGNPAIHIEGSEVSEAYKDVVSRFLGEDLPLRFTDYEKPGFLQRIFGGK; from the coding sequence TTGGCAAAAATCATCGTTGTAACGTCGGGTAAAGGCGGCGTCGGCAAAACCACTTCGAGCGCAAGCTTTGCGTCCGGTCTGGCCATGCGCGGACATAAAACTGTCGTCATCGATTTCGACGTTGGCCTGCGCAATCTCGATTTGATCATGGGCTGCGAACGCCGCGTGGTGTACGACCTGATCAATGTCGTCAACAAGGAAGCAACGCTGAATCAAGCGCTGATCAAGGACAAACACTGCGACAACCTGTTCGTGCTGCCTGCATCGCAAACACGCGACAAAGATGCGCTCTCGGAAGAAGGCGTGGAACGCGTACTGCAAGATCTGGCTGCCATGGATTTTGAATTCATCATCTGCGATTCGCCTGCAGGTATCGAACACGGTGCTGTCATGGCGCTGACATTTGCTGATGAAGCCATCATCGTCACCAATCCTGAAGTGTCGTCGGTACGCGATTCGGATCGCATCCTCGGCATCATTCAAGCCAAATCGCGTCGTGCATTGAACGGCGGCGAACCGGTCAAGGAGCATTTGCTGATTACCCGCTATGTACCGAAGCGCGTGGAAGCTGGCGAAATGCTGTCTTACACCGACGTGCAGGAAATCCTGCGCATCCCACTGGTCGGCATCATTCCAGAATCGGAATCGGTATTGCACGCATCGAACTCCGGTAATCCGGCGATCCATATCGAAGGCAGCGAAGTATCAGAAGCCTACAAAGATGTCGTCTCACGCTTCCTCGGCGAAGACCTCCCATTGCGATTTACTGACTACGAAAAGCCTGGCTTTCTGCAGAGAATTTTTGGAGGTAAGTAA
- the minE gene encoding cell division topological specificity factor MinE, whose translation MALLSFLFNTKPKTASAAKERLQIIIARERNGRAGPDFLPALHQELIAVISKYVKVNPDDIKISLNSQGNLEVLDVNVVLPDDAIEAAIK comes from the coding sequence ATGGCTCTCCTGTCTTTCCTGTTTAATACCAAGCCGAAAACTGCTAGCGCTGCCAAGGAACGTCTGCAGATCATTATTGCGCGTGAGCGTAATGGCCGTGCCGGCCCTGACTTCCTGCCAGCTCTGCATCAAGAGTTGATCGCTGTGATTTCAAAATACGTGAAGGTCAATCCGGACGACATCAAGATTTCTCTGAATAGTCAGGGCAATCTGGAAGTGTTGGACGTCAACGTCGTGCTGCCGGACGACGCGATTGAAGCTGCCATCAAGTAA
- a CDS encoding S-(hydroxymethyl)glutathione dehydrogenase/class III alcohol dehydrogenase — MKTKAAVAWKAGQPLTIEEVELGGPREGEVLVEIKATGICHTDYYTLSGADPEGIFPAILGHEGAGVVVEVGPGVKSLKKDDHVIPLYTPECRECKFCLSRKTNLCQKIRSTQGRGLMPDATSRFSIDGKPLFHYMGTSTFSNYIVVPEIALAKIREDAPFDKVCYIGCGVTTGVGAVLFTAKVEAGANVVVFGLGGIGLNVIQAAKMVGADKIIGVDLNPARETMARKFGMTHFINPSKVENVVDSIVQLTDGGADYSFECIGNVHTMRQALECCHKGWGQSIVIGVAEAGAEISTRPFQLVTGREWKGSAFGGARGRTDVPKIVDWYMEGKLNIDDLITHKLPLERINEGFDLMKSGESIRSVVVY; from the coding sequence ATGAAAACCAAAGCCGCCGTCGCCTGGAAAGCAGGACAACCGTTAACGATTGAAGAAGTCGAGCTGGGTGGACCGCGTGAAGGTGAAGTGCTGGTCGAGATCAAAGCCACCGGCATTTGCCATACCGATTACTACACACTGTCAGGCGCTGACCCTGAAGGCATCTTCCCCGCCATCCTTGGCCATGAAGGCGCAGGCGTGGTGGTCGAAGTCGGCCCTGGCGTCAAAAGCCTGAAAAAAGATGACCACGTCATTCCGCTGTACACGCCGGAATGCCGCGAATGCAAATTCTGCCTGTCGCGCAAAACCAATCTGTGCCAAAAAATTCGCTCGACCCAAGGTCGCGGTTTGATGCCGGATGCAACCAGCCGTTTCTCTATCGATGGTAAGCCACTGTTTCACTACATGGGTACATCGACGTTCTCCAATTACATCGTTGTCCCGGAAATCGCCTTGGCGAAAATCCGCGAAGACGCACCGTTCGATAAAGTTTGCTACATCGGCTGTGGCGTCACCACCGGCGTAGGCGCAGTCTTGTTCACGGCAAAAGTGGAAGCTGGCGCCAACGTGGTCGTGTTCGGCCTCGGCGGTATCGGCCTCAACGTGATTCAAGCGGCGAAGATGGTTGGCGCTGACAAAATCATCGGTGTCGATCTGAATCCTGCACGCGAAACGATGGCACGCAAGTTCGGCATGACGCATTTCATCAATCCGAGCAAAGTCGAGAACGTCGTGGACTCGATCGTGCAATTGACTGACGGCGGTGCGGACTACAGCTTCGAATGCATCGGCAATGTACACACAATGCGCCAAGCGCTGGAATGCTGTCACAAAGGTTGGGGCCAATCGATCGTGATCGGTGTCGCTGAAGCCGGTGCAGAAATCAGCACACGTCCATTCCAACTGGTCACTGGTCGCGAATGGAAAGGCTCCGCTTTCGGCGGTGCACGCGGTCGTACCGATGTACCGAAAATCGTAGACTGGTACATGGAAGGCAAACTGAATATCGATGATCTGATCACGCACAAATTGCCGTTGGAACGGATCAATGAAGGCTTCGATCTGATGAAGAGCGGCGAATCGATCCGCTCGGTTGTTGTTTACTAA
- the fghA gene encoding S-formylglutathione hydrolase, with protein sequence MELTSQHKCFNGTQSFYKHESTSTGLSMTFSVYQPPQAKHKKVPVLFYLAGLTCTEETFMIKGGAQRYAAEHGIMLVTMDTSPRRTGIKGAAESWDFGHGAGFYIDATQQPWATHFRMESYVVHELRNIIIANFPALADRIGVFGHSMGGHGALTLALKHPDIYKSVSAFAPITAPSHCPWGQKAFSNYLGSDHAEWAKHDASALMRTRKTPFPQGILIDQGLDDEFLDTELLPHHFESACWTAEQPLTLRRHSGYDHNYYFISTFMQDHIAFHAGILNK encoded by the coding sequence GTGGAACTGACCAGCCAGCACAAATGCTTTAACGGCACACAAAGTTTTTACAAACACGAGTCGACGTCGACTGGTTTGTCGATGACGTTTTCCGTGTATCAACCGCCACAGGCCAAGCATAAAAAAGTACCTGTATTGTTTTATCTGGCCGGTCTGACCTGCACCGAAGAAACCTTCATGATCAAGGGCGGCGCGCAACGTTATGCAGCCGAGCACGGCATCATGCTGGTGACGATGGATACCAGTCCACGTCGTACCGGCATCAAAGGCGCTGCGGAAAGCTGGGACTTCGGTCACGGCGCCGGCTTCTATATCGATGCGACGCAACAACCGTGGGCCACGCACTTCCGCATGGAAAGCTATGTGGTGCACGAATTACGCAACATCATCATTGCCAACTTCCCTGCTCTCGCCGATCGCATCGGTGTGTTCGGCCATTCGATGGGTGGTCACGGCGCATTGACGCTGGCTTTGAAGCACCCGGATATCTACAAATCGGTATCGGCCTTTGCACCGATCACCGCACCTAGTCATTGTCCTTGGGGTCAAAAAGCCTTTTCGAATTATCTGGGCAGCGATCATGCGGAATGGGCTAAACATGATGCGAGCGCATTGATGCGCACACGCAAGACGCCATTCCCGCAAGGTATCTTGATTGATCAGGGATTGGATGATGAATTCCTCGATACCGAATTGTTGCCGCATCACTTCGAATCGGCATGCTGGACCGCTGAGCAGCCATTGACGCTACGTCGTCATTCCGGCTACGACCACAATTACTATTTCATCTCGACCTTCATGCAGGATCACATCGCCTTCCATGCAGGCATCCTGAACAAGTAA
- a CDS encoding methyl-accepting chemotaxis protein, producing the protein MRIANMKIGVRLGLGFGLILLLVAAMGATGIMRLQNINDASRHLVDESLQKQKAAGEWLQGTSVNAVRTLALVKASNAEVQAFFQKAITAQSAQITEIQKSIEDRINTDKEKELFAEVAKKRSTYIDIRKSILAVKAGGNIDEANQMIDTKMVPALDAYVDSVKDVVAYYQNEVKLADESITADFVSGRMTLIIGALIALVLGALIAWRLTVGITRPLQEALSVAESVAEGDLTTRSTMVAAQDEPGLLLNALRRMQDSLAKTVTQIRMGTDTIATASSEIASGNLDLSSRTEEQASSLEETASSMEELTSTVKQNADNSRQANQLAVAASAVAVKGGAVVSQVVDTMGSINDSAKKIVDIIGVIDGIAFQTNILALNAAVEAARAGEQGRGFAVVATEVRNLAQRSAAAAKEIKALIGDSVEKVDAGSKLVAEAGSTMDEIVDGVKRVADIMAEITAASQEQSDGIEQVNQAIGQMDQVTQQNAALVEEAAAAAESLQDQAKNLAQAVSVFQVGGEYASAQQTAPRTIQSTAVRAPAVTKSVKSSVAVPERTKAAPTKSAVNGNTDDWEEF; encoded by the coding sequence ATGCGCATCGCAAATATGAAAATAGGTGTAAGACTTGGTTTAGGTTTCGGATTGATCTTATTGCTGGTCGCAGCAATGGGAGCTACCGGTATTATGCGTTTGCAAAATATCAATGATGCAAGTCGTCATCTGGTGGATGAGTCCCTGCAAAAACAAAAGGCAGCAGGGGAATGGTTGCAAGGAACGAGTGTTAATGCCGTACGTACATTGGCTTTGGTAAAAGCGTCGAATGCGGAAGTTCAGGCTTTTTTCCAAAAGGCGATTACCGCACAGAGCGCGCAAATTACCGAAATTCAAAAGAGTATTGAAGACCGGATCAATACAGATAAAGAAAAAGAATTATTTGCCGAAGTGGCAAAGAAAAGATCCACCTATATCGACATCCGAAAATCGATACTTGCGGTCAAGGCTGGTGGCAATATCGATGAAGCCAACCAAATGATCGATACAAAAATGGTGCCGGCGCTGGATGCATACGTTGATAGCGTAAAAGATGTGGTTGCGTATTATCAGAATGAAGTGAAACTGGCGGATGAGTCGATTACGGCAGATTTTGTCTCTGGCCGCATGACCTTGATTATTGGTGCCTTGATCGCCTTGGTTCTGGGTGCACTTATCGCTTGGCGTCTGACAGTTGGTATCACACGACCATTGCAGGAAGCATTGTCGGTGGCTGAATCGGTAGCAGAAGGTGATTTGACTACACGCAGCACCATGGTTGCCGCGCAAGATGAACCGGGATTATTGCTCAATGCACTGCGTCGTATGCAGGATAGCTTGGCAAAAACCGTGACGCAGATTCGCATGGGTACAGACACGATTGCGACTGCATCTAGCGAAATTGCCAGCGGCAATCTGGATCTCTCTTCCCGTACCGAAGAACAAGCCAGCTCACTGGAAGAAACCGCATCTTCGATGGAAGAGCTGACGTCGACCGTCAAACAGAATGCAGACAATTCACGTCAAGCCAATCAACTGGCGGTCGCTGCATCGGCGGTCGCAGTCAAGGGTGGTGCGGTGGTTTCGCAAGTGGTCGATACGATGGGTTCCATCAACGATTCGGCGAAGAAGATTGTCGACATCATTGGCGTCATCGATGGCATCGCATTCCAAACCAATATTCTGGCTTTGAATGCTGCAGTGGAAGCTGCGCGTGCCGGTGAGCAAGGCCGTGGCTTTGCCGTGGTGGCAACGGAAGTGCGTAATTTGGCGCAACGTTCAGCCGCTGCTGCGAAAGAAATCAAAGCCTTGATTGGCGACTCAGTTGAGAAAGTCGATGCCGGTAGCAAACTGGTGGCAGAAGCCGGTAGCACCATGGATGAAATCGTCGATGGCGTGAAGCGCGTTGCCGACATCATGGCCGAGATCACTGCAGCGAGCCAGGAACAAAGTGATGGTATCGAGCAAGTGAATCAGGCCATCGGCCAAATGGATCAAGTCACGCAGCAGAATGCGGCGTTGGTGGAAGAAGCGGCAGCGGCAGCTGAATCCTTGCAAGATCAAGCCAAAAATCTGGCACAAGCTGTCAGCGTATTTCAGGTCGGTGGCGAATATGCGTCGGCGCAGCAGACTGCACCTCGCACAATTCAATCGACTGCAGTCCGTGCACCAGCAGTGACTAAGTCGGTTAAGTCGTCAGTGGCGGTACCGGAACGGACCAAAGCGGCGCCGACCAAGTCAGCAGTCAATGGCAATACGGATGATTGGGAAGAGTTTTAA
- a CDS encoding rRNA pseudouridine synthase: MVDSIRLSKRVAESVPCSRREAEQYIEGGWVTVDGIVIEEPGYRVTQQQSILLSPDATLVAVDPVTILLHKPAGIDVATALQSITPENLYAEDRSGIRFLKKHTVDLKPTDNLESYASGLVVYTQDWHIARKLIDEAATVEQEYIVEVSGDLVPNGLALLNHGLTFNRKPLPPIKVSWQNETRLRFALKGVQRGQISHMCEMVGLKVVSLKRIRIARMPMASLPAGQWRYLKGYERF; encoded by the coding sequence ATGGTCGACTCTATCCGTCTCTCGAAACGCGTCGCCGAATCGGTCCCTTGTTCCCGTCGCGAAGCAGAGCAATACATTGAAGGCGGCTGGGTAACGGTAGACGGGATCGTGATTGAAGAACCCGGTTATCGCGTTACGCAGCAACAATCCATACTTCTGTCGCCTGATGCGACATTGGTCGCAGTCGATCCCGTTACCATCCTCTTGCATAAGCCTGCCGGTATCGATGTCGCCACCGCTTTGCAGAGCATCACGCCTGAGAATTTGTATGCGGAAGACCGTTCCGGTATTCGTTTTCTGAAAAAACATACCGTTGATCTGAAGCCGACAGATAACCTGGAAAGCTATGCCAGCGGCCTTGTTGTCTATACGCAGGATTGGCATATTGCGCGCAAATTGATCGATGAAGCTGCCACCGTGGAGCAGGAATACATTGTCGAAGTCAGCGGTGATCTCGTGCCCAATGGATTGGCTTTGCTGAACCATGGCTTGACCTTTAACCGCAAGCCTTTGCCGCCGATCAAGGTGAGCTGGCAAAACGAAACGCGCTTGCGCTTTGCCTTGAAAGGCGTACAGCGTGGTCAGATCTCGCACATGTGCGAGATGGTTGGTTTGAAAGTGGTCAGCTTGAAACGTATCCGCATCGCGCGCATGCCGATGGCGAGTTTGCCTGCAGGGCAGTGGCGTTATCTAAAGGGGTATGAGCGATTCTGA
- a CDS encoding YgiQ family radical SAM protein, whose protein sequence is MSRAEMDKLGWDSCDVILVTGDAYIDHPSFGMALVGRLLESQGFRVGIISQPDWLSAEPFRALGKPNLYFGITAGNMDSMVNRYTSDRKIRSDDAYTPNGEPNKRPDRAVTVYSQRAREAYPGVNVVIGSIEASLRRIAHYDYWSDKVRRSVLPDSKADILIFGNAERALVDLTHRVAAGEPISSIRDLRGTAFMVPPGWKPTPEWTEANSTRVDTPGKVDAHPDPYEMKMKNTEGCKTSEDASSAAPAAPVEAPVKVIKIMSREERREAEREVRNKTVVRLPSYDVIKDDPVLYAHASRVFHLESNPGNARAMVQAHGERDVWLNPPPLPLAMDEMDGVYDMNYARAPHPVYGKARIPAWEMIRFSVNIMRGCFGGCTFCSITEHEGRIIQSRSEPSILREIELIRDKVKGFTGTISDLGGPTANMYRLACKDKRIEESCRRLSCVYPSICSNLGTDHSKLIQLYRKARAIPGIKKILVSSGLRYDLAVRSPEYVKELVSHHVGGLLKIAPEHSEDGPLSKMMKPGMGAYDKFKELFEKYSKEAGKEQYLIPYFIAAHPGTTDEDMLNLALWLKKNNFRLDQVQTFMPTPMALATTMYHTRKNPLRKVSEDSEVVETVRTGKIRKLHKAFLRYHDPDNWEILREGLQRMGRSDLIGSGEHHLVPRHAAPSRAVIAAEHRRETPGPNQLAKKFGQNKPRPGAAVQRTPTARTTTNRSAVAARPARKGTTVTSKGGRK, encoded by the coding sequence ATGTCGCGCGCAGAAATGGACAAACTTGGATGGGATAGCTGTGACGTCATTCTGGTAACGGGCGATGCCTACATCGATCATCCGAGCTTCGGCATGGCGCTGGTTGGACGTTTATTGGAATCGCAAGGCTTTCGCGTTGGCATCATCAGCCAACCGGACTGGCTGTCGGCAGAACCGTTCCGTGCACTAGGCAAACCTAATCTGTATTTCGGCATCACCGCCGGCAATATGGATTCCATGGTCAATCGTTACACATCGGACCGCAAGATTCGCTCCGACGATGCCTACACGCCTAACGGCGAACCGAACAAGCGTCCGGATCGCGCAGTGACTGTGTATTCGCAACGTGCACGCGAAGCATATCCCGGCGTCAACGTCGTCATCGGCAGTATCGAAGCGAGCTTGCGCCGCATCGCACATTACGATTACTGGTCGGACAAAGTGCGCCGCTCGGTATTGCCTGATTCAAAAGCAGACATCCTGATCTTCGGTAACGCAGAACGCGCATTGGTCGATTTAACTCATCGCGTGGCCGCAGGCGAACCGATTTCTTCCATCCGTGATTTGCGCGGTACCGCCTTCATGGTGCCACCAGGCTGGAAACCAACTCCAGAATGGACAGAAGCCAATTCAACCCGCGTCGATACGCCGGGCAAAGTCGATGCACATCCCGATCCGTATGAAATGAAGATGAAGAATACGGAAGGTTGCAAAACTTCCGAAGACGCATCTTCGGCTGCACCTGCCGCACCTGTAGAAGCACCGGTCAAAGTCATCAAGATCATGAGCCGCGAAGAGCGCCGTGAAGCCGAACGTGAAGTGCGCAACAAGACTGTCGTACGCCTGCCATCCTACGATGTGATCAAGGACGATCCGGTTTTGTACGCACATGCTTCACGTGTATTCCATCTGGAATCGAATCCAGGTAATGCACGCGCAATGGTGCAGGCACATGGCGAACGCGACGTCTGGCTCAATCCACCGCCGCTGCCATTGGCCATGGATGAGATGGATGGCGTATACGACATGAACTATGCACGCGCACCGCATCCGGTCTATGGCAAGGCACGCATACCTGCGTGGGAAATGATTCGCTTCTCGGTCAACATCATGCGCGGCTGCTTCGGCGGCTGCACTTTCTGTTCGATTACCGAACATGAAGGCCGCATCATCCAGAGCCGCTCCGAACCGTCCATCTTGCGCGAGATCGAACTGATACGCGACAAGGTCAAAGGTTTTACTGGCACCATTTCCGACCTCGGCGGTCCGACCGCGAATATGTATCGCCTCGCCTGCAAAGACAAACGCATCGAAGAGTCATGCCGTCGTCTGTCCTGCGTGTATCCAAGCATCTGTTCCAACCTTGGCACCGATCACAGCAAGCTGATCCAGTTGTATCGCAAAGCGCGCGCAATTCCCGGCATTAAAAAGATACTGGTCAGCTCCGGCCTGCGTTACGACCTCGCTGTGCGTTCGCCTGAATACGTCAAGGAACTGGTCTCGCATCACGTCGGCGGCTTGCTAAAGATCGCACCGGAACACTCGGAAGACGGCCCATTGTCGAAGATGATGAAGCCGGGCATGGGCGCATACGACAAGTTCAAGGAACTGTTCGAGAAGTATTCGAAAGAAGCAGGCAAGGAACAGTATCTGATCCCTTACTTCATCGCCGCACATCCTGGCACTACTGATGAAGACATGTTGAATCTGGCGCTGTGGCTGAAGAAAAACAACTTCCGCCTCGATCAGGTACAAACCTTCATGCCTACGCCTATGGCATTGGCAACGACGATGTATCACACGCGCAAGAACCCATTGCGTAAAGTGAGCGAAGATTCAGAAGTCGTAGAGACCGTACGCACCGGCAAAATCCGCAAGCTGCACAAAGCCTTCCTGCGTTATCACGATCCCGATAACTGGGAAATCCTGCGCGAAGGTTTGCAACGCATGGGACGCAGCGACTTGATCGGTAGTGGCGAGCATCATCTGGTGCCACGCCATGCAGCGCCATCGCGCGCCGTCATCGCCGCAGAACATAGACGCGAAACGCCGGGACCAAATCAGTTGGCAAAAAAATTCGGCCAAAACAAACCGCGTCCAGGTGCAGCAGTACAGCGCACCCCGACTGCACGTACTACGACAAATCGCAGTGCAGTCGCAGCAAGACCTGCGCGCAAAGGCACTACTGTCACCAGCAAAGGTGGGCGAAAATAA